Part of the Nicotiana sylvestris chromosome 2, ASM39365v2, whole genome shotgun sequence genome, AAATATTCGAAACAAACGAACTTATTATTGAGAAGTTTGATGGTATATACTAGAAACGAACGAACCTATTATTGAGAAGTTTGACGGTATATACTAGTAATAGCAATATAAGATTATaagtttttaatattttttttttatattgatGTATCCATGACCTTTTTAAGTCAGAATTCTCTTCTACCCACTCATGCACACCCACAGCTTTTATAAGTTATAGATTTGTTTCTACCACCCCTTCACCTCTTCATTTTTTAGAGCCATAACCTAATCTTCTCTTTGCTCTTCTCCTTCTACTTTCTCTTTATCCCAAACTCTTTCTCCCTTACTCTCTTATTTGAGCAAAAAATCCCATAACTTTCTGAAAATGGGGAGTATTTCCCCACATACTCAATTCATTTTCTGCATTTTCACTCTCCTTTTCCTTTCACTTAACAAAAATTCTCAAGCCATGTCAACAATTACAGCAATGGCCAAAGACCAAATTTCTTGCACAATGTGCTCTTCTTGTGACAACCCTTGTCAGCCAATTTTATCCCCACCACCCCCTCCCCCTCAAAAATttccacccccacccccacccccatcATCTCTTCCTCCACCCTCATCTTCAGGCTATATTTGCCCACCGCCGCCATCAGTTTATGTGTCATCGCCTGATAATGGCGGTGACAATAGTGGCGGCGGTggaattggtggtggaaattaTTCTCCACCAACCAATAATCTTGGATATCCCACCCCACCACCTCCAAATCCAATTGTACcatattttcctttttattttcatAGCCCTCCACCACCTAACTCCAAATCCATTCAGTTAAACAACCACCCTTTTATCACTTGTCTCATTTTTGCTGTTacatttttcttttccctttaatttgacacttaaaaaaGTCAGAACTAATTAACTGTTGTATAATTTCTTTTATGAAATTAAAGTTTATATTTCAGGTTTGTACAATGTGCAGATAGCAAGAAGAAAGGGCTAAAAGATAAAGAAGAGGAGCAAGAAGTAGTGGAGTAATAATTTGGGGTGCCAATTATTTCCATAAAGGGAGGATCTTGATTGATGACATGACATTTTTCTGAAAAAAAGCAGTAATCTTtactattttcttttccaaatgtTGGTGATAGAATAAAGTGGCTTTGAGAATTATTATGGAATTCCTGAGCCACATTCTTTAGTTGTATACATGTAATCTAGAATGAACTTAATGATGGAAAAACATTCTATATATATGTTTTATTTTGCACCATTATTTCTTCAAAATATACACCAAGTTCTCTAATATTCATGTACTTATGATATTGTTGTTTCTTTTTTATTGTGAAGCCAAAGGTTCATATGtgcaaacttttttttttttttttggtttctcacCCGGTCAAATATCCATTTTGGGACCTTAACTAATTTAGATTGTGCTTATAAGATTCATTAAAGGAGGAAGCACTTCCTATcggaagtttttttttaattctaaGATTCGAACTCGAGACCTCTAGAAACCTCTGTTTATTCATCTTACCACAATGTATGGTGTTCGTTGGTTGGTACGGTACAGTACGATATTTAGACATTTTGTTCGATATTTTCAGTATTCGGTTTCTTAAAATGTTATACCAATACCGttacctaattaaattcggtatTGTTTGGTTTTTCTTCTTTCGGTTTTGGTTTATTCAttcggtttattcggtttgaATGCCAACTGGTGCATAGAGTCATAGACTTTAATATtctaattaaaattttaaaaatttacaAAACCAAAAACATTTGTTGACAAAAAGTTTGTCCAAAATCAGCAAGTATCAACCCTAAGAGAGAAAATTGCAGATGAAAGAAATAAATTTGATCATTCGAAATGTCTTGTTACTtgcttagagttaattaataatatgtgtattgtctaatataatatatattttgatACCGTATTGGTATTtcgatattttattttaaaatatcaaataCCATATCTAATACCAATTTGTTTTAAAACTTAAATCAAATATTATACCGAACATCAAAATATCGATtaccaaataccaaaattatCGGTTTCGATACGATAATTCGGTATTCAGCCCTACCACAATGTTTGTGTCGGCAACATTAAGTTACTAAACTGGGAATTCAGTTTAGGGACATGTGGTGACTGATGAGTAGAAGCTGGAAAATTTGGCAGTGATATGATTTTGGAGTGTGAGGTATGGTCCCTTGAGTATGGAAATTCGTTTTTTATTTGTATAAGTCCTGTTTCACGTGGCATATCTcttatttttcacattttttgtAATTTCCCATGCAAATACTGCTGTTTAGAGAGATACAAATAGCTGTTTGCCAGCCAGCACTGGCCTCGGCGTTGCAGACACAActcaaatatttttaaaatatatgtTGTAATAAACACAATTCATTGAATATAATTTGAATCCTTTAGCATATAGTCAAACAACCTAACTAGCCAATCTAAAGAGTCGCGACTTCTCAGCTAGCCACTTTAGTAACAATTTAAAGACTTGATCTTAAAGAGTTACTCTcttcggtccacaataagtgagtCCACAATAAGTGATCGATTTACTTTGGGCACACCCATTAAGAAAGTATTAAATTTTAGTCCACAATAAGTGATTAATTTACTTTAGACACACCCATAaagaaatactaaattctagacgaaaatagttagtgtgactaaactacccttcatTAAATGTTGCACCATAGTTATACTAGCACTTATttctcttctcaaatgtgaggaATAAATGATTTTTTAGGAATACGTACATAaggataatttaaaaaaaaacaaaataatttttttcttgattatacaaatggacacttattttggaccaaaataaaaaaaaaacaaattgatcacttattgtggacaGGAGGAAGTACATGTCTAGCGAACCAATGTTAAACAGGAGACAAAGATATACCAAACCAATCAATTCCTTTGACCAAGGACAAAAACAAAGGCACTAAACTAATCTCCAAAATAACACTCCAGCCGATTGACAAAAACAAACCAGTTTCAAGTGCAGGCACAATTCCAGCAA contains:
- the LOC138886455 gene encoding branchpoint-bridging protein-like → MGSISPHTQFIFCIFTLLFLSLNKNSQAMSTITAMAKDQISCTMCSSCDNPCQPILSPPPPPPQKFPPPPPPPSSLPPPSSSGYICPPPPSVYVSSPDNGGDNSGGGGIGGGNYSPPTNNLGYPTPPPPNPIVPYFPFYFHSPPPPNSKSIQLNNHPFITCLIFAVTFFFSL